A genomic window from Pseudogulbenkiania sp. MAI-1 includes:
- the pqqD gene encoding pyrroloquinoline quinone biosynthesis peptide chaperone PqqD, which translates to MKPSFSPEHACPRLAPHFVFRWEASQQAYILLYPEGLIKLNPSAGEILKRCDGLRSVSDIVADLQEAFPGNEQEIAHGTRAFVETAYAKGWLRL; encoded by the coding sequence ATGAAACCATCCTTCTCGCCCGAGCACGCCTGCCCCCGGCTCGCGCCGCATTTCGTCTTCCGCTGGGAAGCCAGCCAGCAGGCCTACATCCTGCTCTACCCCGAAGGCCTGATCAAACTGAACCCGTCCGCCGGCGAAATTCTCAAGCGCTGCGACGGACTGCGCAGCGTGAGCGATATCGTCGCCGATCTCCAGGAGGCCTTCCCCGGCAACGAGCAAGAGATCGCCCACGGCACCCGCGCCTTCGTCGAGACCGCCTACGCCAAGGGCTGGCTGCGTCTCTGA
- the pqqA gene encoding pyrroloquinoline quinone precursor peptide PqqA, which translates to MTWETPAYCEIRLGFEVTAYVYVR; encoded by the coding sequence ATGACCTGGGAAACGCCCGCCTACTGCGAAATCCGCCTCGGCTTCGAAGTGACCGCCTACGTCTACGTACGCTGA
- a CDS encoding dihydroorotate dehydrogenase yields MSATPPFRWGRQPGLAGGLDKRGEQAAALLGAGFAAVEFGTVTPRPAPGQHAGVAALAAALARLAPRGPGGSAIGIGLGMTPHTPPRALAADWLEGLRLAAPAADYLSFNLSARAYRPLLAPEHGTLLRRALAAVSLERERLAKLLGRRLPLALKLPLESGAPALAAAAAAAGFDALILVLPETGQGHAALSRLARSLPGGPALIAVGGIRHAADVEAALDAGAHGVQVHRVFAELGPACLAQLGGASSERPVS; encoded by the coding sequence ATGAGCGCCACGCCGCCGTTCCGCTGGGGCCGCCAGCCGGGGCTGGCGGGCGGGCTCGACAAGCGCGGCGAGCAGGCGGCGGCGCTGCTCGGCGCCGGGTTCGCCGCGGTCGAGTTCGGCACCGTCACGCCCCGCCCCGCGCCAGGCCAGCATGCCGGGGTGGCCGCCCTCGCCGCCGCGCTGGCCCGCCTCGCGCCGCGCGGTCCCGGCGGCAGCGCCATCGGCATCGGCCTGGGCATGACACCCCACACCCCTCCCCGGGCGCTGGCCGCCGACTGGCTGGAGGGCCTGCGGCTGGCCGCGCCGGCGGCGGACTACCTGAGCTTCAATCTCAGCGCCCGGGCCTACCGCCCGCTGCTGGCGCCGGAACACGGCACGCTGCTGCGGCGCGCGCTGGCGGCGGTGAGCCTCGAACGCGAGCGGCTGGCCAAACTCTTGGGCCGCCGCCTGCCGCTCGCCCTCAAGCTGCCGCTGGAATCGGGCGCACCCGCCCTCGCCGCCGCGGCCGCGGCGGCAGGCTTCGACGCCTTGATCCTGGTCTTGCCGGAGACGGGGCAGGGCCATGCGGCACTGAGTCGCCTGGCCCGTTCCCTGCCGGGCGGCCCGGCGCTGATCGCGGTGGGCGGCATCCGCCACGCCGCCGACGTGGAAGCCGCGCTCGACGCGGGAGCGCACGGGGTGCAGGTGCATCGGGTATTCGCCGAGCTCGGCCCGGCCTGCCTGGCGCAGTTGGGCGGCGCTTCATCGGAGCGGCCCGTCTCATGA
- the serC gene encoding 3-phosphoserine/phosphohydroxythreonine transaminase produces MAPLYNFASGPARLPDAVLEKARETLFARGADGASALERPFTSAAFRATLERARQRLAALLGLPEGYRVLFLAGGAMQQFSMVPLNLLGDSRRAAYADSGYWAGRAIAEARRYAEVAVVARYEGATPLAAPPLDDWRLPADCAYCHITPNETGEGIAYPGLPDTGAVPLVADATSCFLSGPLDVSRFGLIYAGAQKNIGPAGLTVVIVREDLLEREARHAPAPYRYRQQVDENNTVNTPVGWAIELAALVFDWITESGGLAAMAAANRAKAAQLYRAIDTSGGFYRAPVVPAHRSPSNVRFQLADERLTEPFLQQAEAAGLTHLRGHCHVGGLRASLYNAMPAAGVSALVEFMTDFARRQG; encoded by the coding sequence ATGGCACCGCTCTACAACTTCGCCTCCGGCCCGGCGCGCCTGCCGGATGCCGTGCTGGAGAAGGCGCGCGAAACCCTGTTCGCACGCGGTGCCGACGGCGCCAGCGCGCTGGAGCGCCCGTTCACCAGCGCGGCCTTCCGCGCCACGCTGGAGCGCGCCCGGCAGCGCCTGGCGGCGCTGCTCGGCCTGCCCGAGGGCTACCGCGTGCTGTTCCTCGCCGGCGGCGCGATGCAGCAGTTCTCGATGGTGCCGCTCAACCTGCTCGGCGACTCGCGCCGCGCCGCCTACGCCGACTCGGGCTACTGGGCCGGGCGCGCCATCGCCGAGGCGCGCCGCTACGCCGAGGTGGCGGTGGTGGCGCGCTACGAGGGTGCCACGCCGCTCGCCGCGCCGCCGCTGGACGACTGGCGCCTGCCGGCCGATTGCGCCTATTGCCACATCACCCCCAACGAAACCGGTGAAGGCATCGCCTACCCCGGCCTGCCCGACACCGGCGCCGTGCCGCTGGTGGCCGACGCCACCTCCTGCTTCCTGAGCGGCCCGCTCGACGTGTCGCGCTTCGGGCTGATCTACGCCGGCGCGCAGAAGAACATCGGCCCGGCCGGCCTGACCGTGGTGATCGTGCGCGAGGACCTGCTCGAACGGGAGGCGCGCCACGCTCCCGCCCCCTATCGCTACCGCCAGCAGGTGGACGAGAACAATACCGTGAACACCCCGGTGGGCTGGGCCATCGAGCTGGCGGCGCTGGTGTTCGACTGGATAACGGAATCGGGCGGCCTGGCGGCGATGGCCGCCGCCAACCGCGCCAAGGCCGCGCAGCTCTACCGGGCGATCGACACCAGCGGCGGCTTCTACCGGGCCCCGGTGGTGCCTGCGCACCGCTCCCCGAGCAACGTGCGTTTCCAACTCGCGGACGAACGGCTGACCGAGCCTTTCCTGCAACAAGCCGAGGCTGCCGGCCTGACCCATCTGCGCGGCCACTGCCACGTCGGTGGACTGCGCGCCAGCCTCTACAATGCCATGCCGGCGGCCGGGGTGAGCGCTCTGGTGGAGTTCATGACGGACTTCGCCCGGAGACAGGGATGA
- a CDS encoding urate hydroxylase PuuD → MDTVTLDLLARWVHFLAGIVWVGHNYSSVVQRPNWRPLSTEDLIDDQSPRFQALLNREHGTFRWAAVLTWCAGLFMLWQRDILGAALALHGAQAPIGVGLYIGTLMMLNVWFVLWPHQKKVLGLVPASVEERLRCSRITHLSSRTNTMLSLPLLFFMAAGTHGGFLFG, encoded by the coding sequence ATGGACACCGTGACGCTCGATCTGCTGGCGCGCTGGGTGCATTTTCTCGCCGGCATCGTCTGGGTCGGCCACAACTACTCCAGCGTGGTTCAGCGGCCAAACTGGCGCCCGCTCAGCACCGAGGACCTGATCGACGACCAGAGCCCGCGCTTCCAGGCCCTGCTCAACCGCGAGCACGGCACCTTCCGCTGGGCGGCGGTGCTGACCTGGTGCGCCGGCCTGTTCATGCTGTGGCAGCGCGACATCCTGGGCGCGGCACTGGCCTTGCACGGTGCTCAGGCGCCGATCGGCGTCGGCCTGTATATCGGCACACTGATGATGCTCAACGTGTGGTTCGTGCTCTGGCCGCACCAGAAAAAGGTGCTGGGACTGGTGCCGGCCAGCGTGGAAGAGCGGCTGCGCTGCTCGCGCATCACCCATCTGTCGTCGCGCACCAACACCATGCTGTCGCTGCCGCTGCTGTTCTTCATGGCGGCGGGGACGCACGGCGGCTTCCTGTTCGGCTGA
- the pqqE gene encoding pyrroloquinoline quinone biosynthesis protein PqqE — protein sequence MPKESTGLSLDGQGMPLWLSLELTYRCPLKCSWCNNPLDFDKYAAHELSTAEWKRVLGEARELGALQLGFTGGEPLQRPDLEELVAYADELGFYTNLITSGVGLNEARMQALKQAGLKQVQLSLQSTRAALTDQLVGTRAHARKLEAARLIKAHGFPMVLNMPVFRQNIELIDEMVEWAAGLGVEYIEFANIQYYNWALLNRDELMPTREQIRHAETVIQRWRERLDGAMTIYFVIPDYFEDRPKACMNGWGAIHLTIAPDGVAMPCQEARVIPGLEFHSVRDRPLAWIWHDSPLFRKYRGLDWLPEPCRSCAEKEKDFGGCRCQAFLLTGDAGNTDPACSRSPHHPRVLAAVEQAIQPQRLRKPLIKRSGHALCTDFMEE from the coding sequence ATGCCGAAAGAATCGACCGGACTCAGCCTGGACGGCCAGGGCATGCCCCTGTGGCTGTCGCTGGAACTGACCTACCGCTGCCCGCTGAAATGCTCCTGGTGCAACAACCCGCTGGATTTCGACAAGTACGCCGCACACGAACTGAGCACCGCGGAATGGAAGCGCGTGCTCGGCGAAGCGCGCGAGCTGGGCGCGCTGCAGCTCGGCTTCACCGGCGGCGAGCCGTTGCAGCGCCCCGACCTGGAAGAACTGGTGGCCTACGCCGACGAGCTGGGCTTCTACACCAACCTGATCACCTCAGGCGTCGGGCTGAACGAGGCGCGCATGCAGGCCCTGAAGCAGGCCGGCCTGAAGCAGGTGCAGCTCTCGCTGCAATCGACCCGCGCCGCGCTGACCGACCAGCTGGTCGGCACCCGCGCCCACGCCCGCAAGCTGGAAGCGGCGCGGCTGATCAAGGCGCACGGCTTCCCGATGGTGCTGAACATGCCGGTGTTCCGGCAGAACATCGAGCTGATCGACGAGATGGTGGAATGGGCCGCCGGCCTCGGCGTCGAGTACATCGAATTCGCCAACATCCAGTACTACAACTGGGCGCTGCTCAACCGCGACGAGCTGATGCCGACGCGCGAGCAGATCCGCCACGCCGAGACGGTGATCCAGCGCTGGCGCGAGCGGCTCGACGGCGCCATGACGATCTATTTCGTCATCCCCGATTACTTCGAGGACCGCCCCAAGGCCTGCATGAACGGCTGGGGTGCCATCCATCTCACCATCGCCCCCGACGGCGTGGCGATGCCATGCCAGGAAGCGCGGGTGATTCCCGGGCTGGAATTCCACTCGGTGCGCGATCGGCCTTTGGCCTGGATCTGGCACGACTCGCCGCTTTTCCGCAAGTACCGCGGCCTCGACTGGCTGCCGGAACCGTGCCGCTCCTGTGCCGAGAAGGAAAAGGACTTCGGCGGCTGCCGCTGCCAGGCCTTCCTGCTCACCGGCGACGCCGGCAATACCGACCCGGCCTGCAGCCGCTCGCCGCACCACCCGCGGGTGCTAGCCGCGGTGGAACAGGCCATCCAGCCGCAGCGCCTGCGCAAGCCGCTGATCAAGCGTTCCGGCCACGCCCTCTGCACCGACTTCATGGAGGAGTGA
- a CDS encoding response regulator transcription factor, with protein sequence MSQPLAGLSILLIDDHALVRMGLRALLESVGARVLAEADNGEEALRLYDELQPDVLILDLYMPGMGGFAALERLRARHPAARVLILSAHHEVVMPVRALRLGALGYLCKRSAPEEFIKAVRQIGRNQRYLDPQLAQQVALVQLGGAADPSEALTDKEFAIFLQLAQGQSVNEVAQELHLSPSTVGTHLYHIKQKLNVQNAAELALIAVRCGLIEV encoded by the coding sequence ATGAGTCAACCGCTGGCAGGCTTGAGCATCCTGCTCATCGACGATCACGCGCTGGTGCGCATGGGCCTGCGCGCGCTGCTGGAAAGCGTCGGCGCCCGGGTGCTGGCCGAAGCCGACAACGGCGAGGAGGCCTTGCGGCTGTACGACGAACTGCAGCCCGACGTGCTGATACTGGACCTGTACATGCCCGGCATGGGCGGTTTCGCCGCCCTCGAGCGGCTGCGCGCCCGCCATCCCGCGGCACGCGTGCTGATCCTCTCGGCGCATCACGAAGTAGTGATGCCGGTGCGCGCGCTGCGCCTCGGCGCCCTGGGCTATCTGTGCAAGCGCAGCGCCCCGGAGGAATTCATCAAGGCGGTGCGCCAGATCGGCCGCAACCAGCGCTATCTCGACCCGCAGCTCGCGCAGCAAGTGGCCCTGGTCCAGCTGGGGGGCGCCGCCGACCCTTCCGAGGCGCTCACCGACAAGGAATTCGCCATCTTCCTGCAGCTGGCCCAGGGACAGTCCGTCAACGAGGTGGCGCAGGAACTGCACCTGAGTCCGAGCACCGTCGGCACCCACCTCTACCACATCAAGCAGAAGCTCAACGTCCAGAATGCCGCGGAACTGGCCCTGATCGCGGTGCGTTGCGGCCTGATCGAGGTCTGA
- a CDS encoding cyclopropane-fatty-acyl-phospholipid synthase family protein: MLEHTLTAPVEAWVKSQRHRLNLPVAVALPSGQTLALGEFEEPRLTIRVHSWKSLPLLLSPSVDHLAAAYVEGEIDLEGTLEDIVELGYAFALADKPEPAASFQPGHVHHTRELDREAIRFHYNVSNRFYSLWLDRDMVYSCAYFARGDETLEAAQRAKIRHILTKIRLEPGHTLLDVGCGWGALVRIAAREFGARCVGITLSEAQYDYALHRVREEGLDGQVEIRLQDYRDVDGRFDRITSVGMFEHVGLANLVDYFTALANLLADGGLILNHGITTSAPASDGTAGGGGEFIEKYVFPHGELPHISLVLRTLQEGGLEPIDAENLRRHYAATLSAWASRFEAAREAIRQEVDDKIWRIWRLYLAGCAYAFRTDKVSIFQVLCQKAGQDASTLAWSRAYMYRGA; this comes from the coding sequence ATGCTCGAACACACCCTGACCGCCCCCGTCGAAGCGTGGGTCAAGTCACAGCGCCACCGCCTGAACCTGCCGGTCGCCGTCGCGCTGCCGTCCGGCCAGACGCTGGCGCTAGGCGAGTTCGAAGAGCCCAGGCTGACCATCCGCGTGCATTCCTGGAAATCGCTGCCGCTGTTGCTGTCGCCGTCGGTGGACCATCTGGCGGCGGCCTACGTCGAGGGCGAGATCGATCTGGAAGGCACGCTGGAAGACATCGTCGAGCTGGGCTACGCCTTCGCCCTGGCCGACAAGCCGGAGCCGGCCGCCAGCTTCCAGCCCGGCCACGTGCACCACACGCGCGAGCTCGACCGCGAGGCGATCCGCTTCCATTACAACGTGTCCAACCGCTTCTACTCGCTGTGGCTCGACCGCGACATGGTCTATTCCTGCGCCTACTTCGCGCGCGGCGACGAAACGCTGGAGGCGGCGCAACGCGCCAAGATCCGCCACATCCTGACCAAGATCCGGCTCGAACCCGGCCACACCCTGCTCGACGTCGGCTGCGGCTGGGGTGCGCTGGTACGGATCGCGGCCCGCGAGTTCGGCGCGCGCTGCGTCGGCATCACGCTGTCCGAGGCGCAGTACGACTACGCCCTGCACCGCGTGCGCGAGGAAGGGCTGGACGGCCAGGTGGAGATCCGGCTGCAGGACTACCGCGACGTCGACGGCCGCTTCGACCGCATCACCAGCGTCGGCATGTTCGAGCACGTTGGTCTCGCCAACCTGGTCGACTACTTCACCGCGCTGGCCAACCTGCTCGCCGACGGCGGCCTGATACTCAATCACGGCATCACCACCAGCGCGCCCGCCAGCGACGGCACCGCCGGTGGCGGCGGCGAGTTCATCGAGAAATACGTGTTCCCGCACGGCGAGCTGCCGCACATCTCGCTGGTGCTGCGCACGCTGCAGGAAGGCGGGCTGGAACCGATCGACGCGGAGAACCTGCGCCGCCACTACGCCGCCACGCTCAGCGCCTGGGCCAGCCGCTTCGAGGCGGCGCGCGAGGCGATCCGCCAGGAGGTGGACGACAAGATCTGGCGCATCTGGCGGCTCTACCTCGCCGGCTGCGCTTACGCCTTCCGCACCGACAAGGTGTCGATCTTCCAGGTGCTGTGCCAGAAGGCCGGCCAGGATGCGTCCACCCTGGCGTGGTCGCGCGCCTACATGTACCGCGGGGCGTGA